The following are from one region of the Silene latifolia isolate original U9 population chromosome 9, ASM4854445v1, whole genome shotgun sequence genome:
- the LOC141599359 gene encoding zinc finger CCCH domain-containing protein 19-like — translation MDDAENVADEALEVEFRGKLVENGGNESKPSSEADVSVVEVSGDFSDADAGIEIVCCENEVENVDKLKEESDDDVNVENANVNQEMHVRNEEVIEKDKVVVLKEEKNGENANVSEQKCRKNDEDDVEIEEEGKEMENSTSVSVTKDDESTVKEEIPITDIEMDLETETKDSEECSGGKRKRGRNAKAVTAVVGEDVCFICLDGGDLVLCDRRGCPKAYHPSCIDHDEEFFNTNDHWTCGWHLCNQCGKNAYFMCYTCQFSLCRTCSKDAAISSMFSIRRNKGFCESCMKIIMAIENCEHNETGQDIFSDTSSWEYLFKDYWLEQKEKLCITSDELSQAKHPSKDSGRRQTSIKKHEGNIDAGGDSESSLGHLELSDSKQKDSKRNSVSVDYDTEGSSENDARSGKRKSRRRIKSQTNNVNSDSDHSSPDSNSRRGKKGRTLSKSRSKGGNYVAADDCAEGNAEWASKELLEFVKHMRNGNQSVLNQFDVQGLLLKYIKRNKLRDPRHKSKIICDSTLQKIFGKSQVGHFEMLKLLESHLFLKDIADNQGSAETEMEQLDASDDTDSLQGGRKRRGRKQHKRGEERRPQSILDDNAAIDMHNINLIFLHRNLVEALLKKPEIFHDKVVGSFVRIRIPCSGRNQDNYRLVQIIGTSKAAEFYKVGKRTTKVMLQILNLDKMETISMDLVSNQDFSEEECKRLRQSVKCGLIKRMTVGDIEKKARELQEARVVDWLEAEIVRLTHLRDRASEKGRKKELRECVEKLQLFKTPEERQRRLAEIPKVHADLEMDSSSESEDEMDSPRQVSDTKQRETGFKRKGRDYLSSHASSDSWSANARSPNNKPEPNSTSLGKVFQVRREDSSFTSLTREHTLSNGVDKGTPMSNSSEKPRLTSESRIRTDHSGIRSDLPVATMLEPPRISSVAGQKDSKVNETEKMWHYRDPTGKVQGPFSITQLRKWSDAGYFPPELRVWKISQSESDSSLLTNILAGKFDEEVPSVGPIVTVASSIKNESSKTSINSHSSGTGFHPPTTVGSSFQSSSQVRGGIERLPSTPTCPSDPRSNVSLGITNSLKTGNQPLTAANSLMSQSNSGQSLSIVTQPDTKQNPSVYAHNQSVAHVARPEIMKAGMVPNNPNTVASQVSYGQLTAPSVSNQTPSNSAGHAGVPAQNAWGSASTNWTWGGQQQQLGTPNMVWAGPPTRAAMPGGTSIMGCSGVGPSPSGGSTNPGGVAPPRNTSAQGIDHNPNMVWVGPPTGADIRQQAGSTSTPGRTTTMGCSGAGGSTNRSQVSPQGSTPGQGGYQNHNSRGTTQNRQSSYSGVVGVCKFHESGHCKKGASCNYMHA, via the exons ATGGATGACGCTGAAAATGTCGCCGATGAAGCCCTGGAAGTTGAATTTCGCGGTAAATTGGTCGAAAATGGCGGCAACGAATCGAAACCGAGCAGTGAGGCGGATGTGTCAGTTGTGGAGGTAAGTGGTGATTTTTCGGATGCCGATGCCGGAATTGAGATTGTATGTTGCGAAAACGAAGTCGAAAATGTCGATAAACTGAAAGAAGAAAGTGATGATGACGTAAATGTCGAAAATGCGAATGTTAATCAGGAAATGCATGTAAGAAATGAGGAGGTTATTGAGAAAGACAAGGTTGTGGTTCTCAAAGAGGAAAAAAATGGCGAAAATGCGAATGTTAGTGAGCAAAAATGTCGAAAAAACGATGAAGATGATGTGGAAATCGAGGAGGAAGGGAAGGAAATGGAGAATTCAACTAGTGTGAGTGTGACGAAAGACGATGAATCAACGGTTAAGGAGGAAATACCAATTACTGACATTGAAATGGACCTGGAAACGGAGACGAAGGACAGTGAGGAATGTAGTGGTGGGAAGAGGAAGCGTGGGCGGAATGCGAAGGCTGTGACTGCGGTTGTAGGGGAGGATGTTTGTTTCATTTGCCTTGATGGTGGGGATCTTGTTTTATGTGATCGCAG AGGCTGCCCTAAGGCATATCATCCTTCTTGTATTGATCATGATGAGGAGTTTTTCAATACCAATGACCACTGGACATGTG GTTGGCATCTCTGCAATCAATGTGGGAAGAATGCTTATTTTATGTGTTATACCTGTCAGTTCTCTCTTTGCAGAACTTGCAGTAAAGATGCTGCTATCAGTTCTATGTTTTCAATTAGAAGAAACAAAGGATTTTGTGAGTCATGCATGAAAATTATAATGGCAATTGAAAATTGTGAACACAATGAAACG GGCCAGGATATTTTTAGTGATACAAGCAGCTGGGAGTATCTGTTCAAGGATTACTGGTTAGAACAAAAGGAGAAGTTATGCATTACTTCTGATGAGCTATCACAGGCAAAACATCCATCGAAAGATTCTGGCAGGAGGCAGACATCAATTAAGAAACATGAAGGCAATATTGATGCAGGAGGTGATTCTGAGAGTTCCCTTGGTCATTTAGAATTGAGTGACTCAAAACAGAAGGATTCAAAGAGAAATTCTGTATCTGTAGATTATGATACTGAAGGCTCTTCGGAGAATGATGCAAGATCTGGGAAAAGAAAGTCTAGGAGGAGGATAAAATCTCAGACCAATAATGTAAATTCAGATTCAGATCATTCTTCCCCAGATAGTAATAGTAGGAGGGGTAAAAAAGGAAGAACGCTGTCAAAGTCCCGCTCTAAAGGTGGAAATTATGTAGCTGCTGATGATTGTGCTGAAGGCAATGCCGAGTGGGCATCAAAGGAACTATTGGAGTTTGTCAAGCACATGAGAAATGGCAACCAATCTGTCTTAAATCAGTTTGATGTACAGGGTCTATTACTAAAATATATTAAAAGAAATAAACTCCGCGATCCACGCCATAAGAGCAAAATTATATGTGATTCTACGCTGCAGAAGATCTTTGGCAAGTCACAAGTTGGCCATTTTGAGATGTTGAAGCTGCTTGAATCACACTTATTTTTAAAGGATATTGCTGATAATCAAGGAAGTGCTGAAACAGAAATGGAGCAACTGGATGCTAGTGATGACACTGATTCACTACAGGGCGGTAGAAAAAGAAGGGGGCGAAAACAAcataaaagaggagaagaaagGAGGCCTCAGTCAATCCTTGATGACAATGCTGCTATTGATATGCATAACATTAACTTAATTTTCCTACACCGTAATTTAGTGGAAGCACTTCTGAAAAAACCCGAAATATTCCATGACAAAGTTGTTGGGTCTTTTGTCCGAATAAGAATTCCCTGCAGCGGGCGGAATCAGGACAATTACAGGCTTGTGCAGATAATTG GTACGAGCAAAGCAGCTGAATTTTATAAAGTGGGGAAAAGGACAACAAAAGTGATGCTACAGATCTTGAACTTGGACAAGATGGAGACCATATCAATGGATTTAGTTTCCAATCAAGATTTTTCTGAG GAGGAATGTAAGCGACTACGTCAGAGTGTCAAATGTGGACTTATCAAACGGATGACTGTG GGTGATATTGAGAAAAAAGCCAGGGAACTTCAGGAAGCTAGAGTAGTTGAT TGGCTTGAAGCAGAAATAGTGAGGCTTACTCATCTTCGTGATCGAGCTAGTGAGAAAGGGCGTAAAAAGGAA CTCAGAGAATGTGTAGAAAAATTGCAGCTTTTCAAAACACCTGAAGAACGCCAGCGAAGGTTAGCTGAAATTCCGAAAGTACATGCAGATTTGGAAATGGATTCAAGTAGCGAATCTGAAGATGAAATGGACAGTCCTAGACAAG TTAGTGATACAAAGCAAAGAGAAACTGGATTCAAAAGAAAGGGTAGGGACTATCTGTCATCACATGCTTCTAGTGATTCGTGGAGTGCTAACGCAAGATCTCCAAACAATAAACCAGAACCAAACAGCACTTCGCTAGGCAAGGTTTTTCAAGTGCGAAGGGAAGACTCGTCTTTCACTTCTCTAACTCGTGAACATACTTTGAGTAATGGGGTAGACAAGGGAACACCTATGTCAAACAGTTCGGAAAAGCCAAGGTTGACTTCTGAGTCGAGGATACGAACTGATCATTCTGGGATACGATCTGATCTGCCTGTTGCTACTATGTTGGAACCTCCTCGTATATCTAGTGTGGCAGGTCAAAAAGATTCAAAAGTCAATGAGACCGAAAAAATGTGGCATTACCGAGATCCGACTGGAAAGGTTCAAGGGCCCTTCTCCATAACTCAGCTTCGTAAATGGAGTGACGCCGGGTATTTTCCACCTGAATTGAGAGTATGGAAGATCTCACAAAGTGAAAGTGATTCTAGCCTTCTAACCAACATTTTGGCTGGAAAGTTTGACGAGGAAGTGCCTTCGGTAGGACCAATTGTAACTGTTGCGTCATCGATAAAGAATGAGTCGTCTAAAACCTCAATAAACTCCCACAGTTCTGGGACTGGTTTCCATCCTCCGACAACTGTGGGAAGCTCTTTCCAATCTTCTAGTCAAGTAAGAGGAGGAATAGAGAGATTACCTTCTACTCCGACGTGTCCTTCTGACCCTAGGTCAAATGTGTCTTTGGGCATCACTAACAGCTTAAAGACGGGAAATCAACCATTGACTGCGGCTAATTCCTTGATGAGCCAATCAAATTCAGGACAAAGCTTATCAATTGTCACACAGCCTGACACCAAGCAAAATCCTTCTGTCTATGCCCATAACCAGTCAGTTGCTCATGTGGCAAGACCAGAAATTATGAAAGCCGGCATGGTACCAAACAATCCGAACACTGTGGCTTCACAAGTCAGTTATGGTCAGTTGACAGCTCCTTCTGTAAGTAATCAAACCCCATCTAATAGTGCTGGACATGCAGGTGTGCCCGCTCAAAATGCATGGGGATCTGCTTCGACCAACTGGACATGGGGTGGTCAACAGCAGCAATTAGGGACTCCAAACATGGTATGGGCCGGCCCACCAACAAGAGCAGCTATGCCTGGTGGAACCTCAATCATGGGTTGTTCAGGAGTGGGGCCCAGTCCGTCAGGTGGAAGTACTAACCCTGGTGGGGTGGCCCCACCACGGAACACATCCGCGCAGGGAATTGACCACAATCCAAATATGGTATGGGTCGGACCACCCACAGGAGCTGATATTAGGCAACAAGCAGGCTCCACGTCTACCCCCGGTAGGACCACAACCATGGGTTGTTCAGGGGCAGGTGGAAGCACTAACCGCAGTCAGGTGAGCCCACAAGGGAGCACACCCGGTCAAGGAGGTTACCAGAATCATAATTCAAGGGGAACTACGCAGAACAGACAGTCATCATATAGCGGAGTAGTAGGTGTGTGCAAATTCCATGAAAGTGGGCATTGCAAGAAGGGTGCTTCCTGTAATTATATGCATGCTTGA